TCCCCACATTTTATCCTGCGACTGCGAGCTCCGAGGCCTCGGACTCCGCACCCGCACCACCACCACTCCCATCGCTCTCCCGAATCCCCCCAATCCGAGCCAAACCCCCCTGCTCCATTAAATTCATAAACCACCACAGTCACAGGTCTCACGCACACGCTCGGCAACCATGGGCACGTCGGGCTCCAAGGGTCTGGACGGCGTCGGGGGCCTCGGCGCGGCGGCGctcggcggcggcagcgggggCGGAATGGGATCGGCTCATGGGAGCCCGCCCGCGCCGTACGGACCCCGCCACCAGCTCCTGATTACTCCTACTTCTGTGCTTGACAGTTCCGGTTTACATTGATTTGGTTCCGGTTTCGCAGCTCGCGATGGAGAGGGAGCTGGCGTCCATGTGGGAGCTCAGCTTCGTCGTGCCGCCGGACCATGGTATGCACGCTACACACCTACTACCCACCTACCTAATTGCGCTTGTGCTGcactttcctgtttaatcggttTGATTTTGGTATGAAGTGGGCTTTGTGATCTCGTCTGGGAAACCCGAACTGAACTGCTTAGTTGCTGTACCTCTCAAGTTGCGTTTCTCGTTTCAACAATAGTAAACCATCAGGATTTTGTGTTTTCCTATAGTATTCTCTAATCTCTATTCTGTTCCACCGGTCTGTTTGGCTCAACTGAATACAACTGTATGATTCACTTTTGCAAACTCTATTGCAAACTGCTGCACGTGTGCACTGGTCCTAACAATTGTGCTCTGTGGAATTTACTGCAGAAACACTCGACTTCAAATTCTTGCTCAAGCCCAAGGACGCGGAGACCCCGTGCATCATTGAGGAAGGGCCGACGCGGCTTCTTACCGGGGGCATGCTCGAGGGTGATGTTAGGCTTGCAAACTTCAGGCTTAATGGAGACGATGAGTTGCTTGAGTTTAGGGTTTTCAACAAGGCCGACATCGTGTCTCCGCTTGATCTTGCCGCGAGCTGGAGGGTATACAAAGAAAATTTCCAGCCTTCCAAGGTCCGAGGAATTCCTGATATCAGTATAAATGAAGCACCCACTCATGCGACCGAGGTGAGAACAGAAGTAAAAATGGGCACCTGACTTCGATTTTGCAATGCTTATGCTTCATTACTAGGCTTGCATTTTGTTGTACCGTCCTTCTGCTCAAATAGCTGGTATATTGGTGTCCTAAGTATCTCTGAAGTCGAACAGGCAGACAAAAAAGGGTAACAACTTTGAATTGTTTTGACTTCTTCATTTGAAGTTCAATCTTTACGATGTAATTGGCCATTTGAAGGACAGGAATGGGAGCTGATTTTTTCGTATTTCCTTCCCTTTCCATACGTTCTTGGTGCTACCTTCTGTGTACTATTGCTTAACAAGATAATCTCTACACTAGCAAAATCAATACATGCTTATCATTTCCTCATTTTAACACTTGCATTGTTTTTGCACTTCAATGCTGATAGCAAGCTAATTAGTATTGTGGTTTCATGCCATTCTGCAGGATGGATCTGGTTCTAGTTTGGAACTTGACTTAGAGCATTATGTTGTTCCAACGCCAACTGCACCACCAACTGAATATGCAGCAAACCTTGCTGCAACCCCAGCATCCTTAGATCAGCCTGAAACACCGTGGACAAATGATATGCTTCTTAGTGATGGCATTCAGAGTCCAAGAAGTGCTGCTGCAGATTTTAAAGATGATAGTTACCATAATAAGGTAAGATCTAATCTGGAAAAGTTGGTATGCTAACATGTTGGAGAATGGCGATTTGGTGACCGAGCTCCATGGAGTcctttatttttgaaaaaaaatcaaaattccTGGTTTcagaaaaaattgaaaaaaaatgcAAGTATACAAGGATGAAATGTATACGTGTGTAAAAATTTAGGATGAAATACCTTGAAATGCGACCtgtacaaaaaagacaaattctgGACTTTGAGGATGAATAGTACCATGTGTTAAAAAGCCCCAGATTTGTTTTTTTACACGGCCCTCATTTCACCGTATTTTGTTCTGAAAATTTACACACATGTACATTATGCCTCCATGTATATCtgtatttttttcaaaaaaaaatgatatgtaaaaatatgaattttgaATTTTGCAAAAGGAGGCCTCCatggagctcggcctccaaaaGCAATTTTCGAACATGTTGGTTATACTGTAACTATTAATTATATTGTGTACTTGAAGAAAAGGGTCTGATGTACTTGAAGGAAAGGTCTGATGCATCTACTTTTCGTTGATATATCCTTCCCAATTGTCATTTTCTCACTAGTATAATTAACTTCATGTTCCCTGAAATTGATCCTCCAACTAATATTGAACTAGTGTCATGTGTGGTTAACTAGTTATCATTTCATATAATGATTCATGATCTTTTTGTTACTTTGCATTTATTTGTTATCCATTACATGTTTTTGGACTTTTGGAGTGAAAACGTATTTTGTTTCGTTTTATCAGCATTGCCAAGTTATGTGCAGTAAAATATATTTATTTGATAGCAGTTACATGTTTTTAGACTTTCGGAGTGAAAACGTATTTTGTTTTGTTATATCGCATTGCCAAGTTACGTGCATTAAAATATATATTTATTTGATATCCATTACTCCCTCAGTCCCAGAATAAGtgtcgctgatttagtacaactaaatcagcgacactttttttgggacggagggagtacatgtttTTGAAATTTTTGAGTGAAAACGTATTTTGTTTTGTTATATCAGCATTGCCAAGTTATGCACAGTAAAATATATCATGTGTTTCTCCGAACCAGAATTAGTTTTCTAAAAGAGCCATGCCACATTGTTTTGGTCCTTTTGTAGGATACTGAGGCTTCAATAGCAGATTCTTCTAATTCTAAGAAGTTACAAGTTTCTGGAATGGTAGAGTCAAAATCAGTTGGTACCTTAATACAACTGCAAAAGAAGGACATGCCACAAGGGCTATACGTTGACAGGGGTGTTGTCTCTCCTAAGCTTGGAAAATCATTTAGTGCATGTTCCCTGGCATCTGGCCTTAATTTTGGATCAACAAAGGTCAGTATTGTTCGTATCCTCAACCAGTATGAGGTAACAAAAGAAAACTGAAATAATTAGGAAAACAGTCGATCCTAAACGGTAAAGAGCTTTCTGCCGGAATCAGTCTTGAGCAAATCGTGTAGTAAGTGCCCAAATGAACAACTAGAAACTTCTGTATGCCCAGTTCAGATTGTTGAACAGGTGTGTGGCTGTGTGCGAGCCTGAATAAATTATGATGAGGTAATTGCACTGTCAGTACATGAACTTGCAATTTAGTACACGAACTTGCAAAATGTAACCAACTAGTCCACAAACTTGGCTCGGGTGTTCATTTTGGTCCAAATGGCGCTAGCTCAGGCTAACTGTGTCCACATGGTTGGCAAAGGATGTGCATGTGGTGCACTGACGATTTTTGGCGCGGTCTAAATTAACCCAAACTGAGCAAATCATAGATCTGTACCCGCACATGTTGGTTGTAAACTTGTAATACATCACTGAGGTGACCTTAACCCATGATCCTTCATTGATCGAGCCCATCTCAGTACAAATTACTGCTGCGAGTACGCCACCAAGGGAGCGGAGATGGGGCAGATGGGGAGCCAGGAGCGACACACGGCGTCGTCGTTGATTAAGCCCCTCAGTCGCCGTTGCCGTCACCCCAAGGGGCCGCCGTTGTTATTGCAATTTTGGGCCCTAAATTTCGAAAGAGAGGAGAGTGAGATAGAGGAGAAGGACCATCTGATGCAATTCAAAGATAGAACAGAGCGTTATTTGCAAATTTCCTGGGCTGGAATGGGTGTAGAAATGGCTCTTGTGCACCAGCGTGGCATGTCACGTATGCTTTGTTAGCACAAGCTAGTGTGATTTGGATCAAATTGATACTGCAGGCCAAGTTTATGGACTAGTTAGTTGCATTTTGTAAGTTGATGTAATAAACTGAACCCGCATGAAAGGTTCAGATATTGCTAGTACAATTACCTCTATTATGTCCATTTCTTCATTTATTTGGTTTGATGTAGTTGAACAAATATTTTACCAGATTACTGAATAAAGTTTATACCTGATTCTTTCTTATTGTTGACATATTTGAAGGCCATGCCAGAAGCAGCCGGAGCTGTTGCAGCTGCAGCTGTAGCTGATAGGTTGCACGGATCAAAGGAGGACCGGAAACTGGCTATTGTTCTGGTAATTATGATCATCAGATACCATCACAAGATAAATATTTGACTGTTGCATTGTTACTACATAGCACCTACCATTTCCTTTTATAATATCTAGCTGCCTTAATAACGTAACACCTAGATGCTTACTAACAAATAAATAATTCCATGGATAAAATAAATTTCCAATTATTCTGTGTTATACAGTTTAACCTTGTTATACTGTTTAATCAGGAAAAGTAATGTGGACACAGATTTTTGGCTCTTGGGATCACATGATTCCTTTTTTCACAAAATTTAAAAACTGAGGCAAAAAGTTTTAGAGAAAATGAAGAAAAAAAATTCCAGTGCGTAGATATCAGAGGTAACGAGTCATGTACCTGCAAGTTTATGTAAAAAAGTGTTCATTTGTGGTCTGGGTGGAAAAACAGAACTGGGGAGCTGGAATGGCATATTCAGGTTTTGAAAAAGTTCTTGGGTTTGTTATTTTTCCACTGCTCACAAATTAGTTGTGATTTTCAGGAAACTTGAAATCTGGAAACTGAGCCATTCGCATGTGAGATTTTGGACTAGTGCAATTTCTTTTAACAGGGATTATTAGGAGTTTTTAGACATAATGTCCGTATATTACAACTGGCAATTTTGATGCCCCTTGACGGAGTATGATTTGCTTGCTGCTGAGCATAATTGGCATCATGTATTAAGATTCACTATTGTGCTGGAGCACACTCATATAGTGTTTTCTATGCTTCTTTGGGAAGATCTCCTTCTGATTTATTTACTCCTAATTAGGTTGGCCTACCAGCTCGTGGGAAAACCTTCACCGCAGTTAAGCTTACAAGGTACCTTCGTTGGCTAGGTCATGAAACAAAACATTTCAACGTTGGAAAGGTGATTATATTCTAGTCCACATTATTTATCGTGTACAACCGGTAGATATTCTTGGATTATGGAAAATACACTGAACTCACTCTCTCTCTGTTGAAACTGTATGTGTAGTACCGCCGTCTGAAGCATGGAGCGAATCAGGTACTAAGATCTGTCATTTGATACATTATCTTCACACTTTTTTGTTTAAGTATATGGCATTTATATTCTTTACATGACACCGTATTTTATTTTCAGTTACTCTATCCATATTTGCCTTTATACATCACTGATCTGTTGGTGTATTAATAATGATTGTTATCACAGCTATCTTTTTATCATGCTGTTTCATTGTTCACTGGTATAAAGAAAATAACTTTTAACATCTTTTTCGTATTGTGTATATAGGTCCATCAGTCTTCTCAGTAAACATTGAATGTCACCAGCTATGCATTTATTAAATTCATTCGCACATTGGCTGAGCAAGTTTATTATTTTGTTCATACTTCTATCTACATTGTTACTGTACACATGAATATATCTTTGGCTCTCATTCTTGTTGTGATACTGCTTGTTCATGTCACATGCATGCGTTTATATCTTGTTTTTTGCAATGCAGTTATTTGCGTCTATGTTAGTAAAATTACAGTTTACTGTAGAG
This portion of the Triticum urartu cultivar G1812 unplaced genomic scaffold, Tu2.1 TuUngrouped_contig_5944, whole genome shotgun sequence genome encodes:
- the LOC125529912 gene encoding 6-phosphofructo-2-kinase/fructose-2,6-bisphosphatase-like; translation: MGTSGSKGLDGVGGLGAAALGGGSGGGMGSAHGSPPAPYGPLPVYIDLVPVSQLAMERELASMWELSFVVPPDHETLDFKFLLKPKDAETPCIIEEGPTRLLTGGMLEGDVRLANFRLNGDDELLEFRVFNKADIVSPLDLAASWRVYKENFQPSKVRGIPDISINEAPTHATEDGSGSSLELDLEHYVVPTPTAPPTEYAANLAATPASLDQPETPWTNDMLLSDGIQSPRSAAADFKDDSYHNKDTEASIADSSNSKKLQVSGMVESKSVGTLIQLQKKDMPQGLYVDRGVVSPKLGKSFSACSLASGLNFGSTKAMPEAAGAVAAAAVADRLHGSKEDRKLAIVLVGLPARGKTFTAVKLTRYLRWLGHETKHFNVGKYRRLKHGANQSADFFRPDNQEGIEARNEVAALAMEDMIDWMHGGGQVGIFDATNSTRKRRYMLMKMAEGNCKIIFLETICNDRNIIERNVRLKIQQSPDYADQPDYEAGLQDFLERLTNYEKVYEPVQEGSYIKMIDMVKGEGGQLQVNNISGYLPGRIVFFLVNSHLAPRPILLTRHGESLHNVRGRVGGDTVLSEDGELYSKKLANFIEKRLKNEKTATIWTSTLQRTILTATPIVGFPKIQWRALDEINSGVCDGMTYEEIKKIMPEEYESRKKDKLRYRYPRGESYLDVIQRLEPVIIELERQRAPVVVISHQAVLRALYSYFADRPLREVPDMEMPLHTIIEIQMGVTGVEEKRYKLMD